From the bacterium genome, the window GACCCCGGGCCGGCGCGCGTAGCCCAGGTACGCCGCCAGCGCGAGCATCCAGAAGAGGCCCGAGAGGACGTCCTTGCGTTCGGAAGCCCACGCGACGGACTCCACGCGCAGCGGGTGGACGGCGAAGAGGAGAGCGGCCGCGAGGCTTGGCAGCAGGGCCCCGGTGGCGGCGCGGAGGACGAGGAGCAGCACGCAGGCGGTGGCGGCGTGGAGGAGCGCGCTGACGGCGTGGTGGGCCGGCGCGCTCACGCCGAAGAGCTGCACGTCGAGCATGTGGGAGAGCCACGTCACGGGGTGCCAGTTGCCCGTCGCGAAGGACGTGAAGGCCCACGCCAGGGAGGGGGGCGCGAGGCCCGCGCGGACGCGGCCGTTCTCCAGGATGTACGCCGGATCGTCGAGCTGGACGAACCCGTTGCGCGTGACGCCGCCGTAGATCGCCGCGACGACGGCGAGGAGCAGCAGGACCGCGGCAGCGGGGGTGCAGCGTCGCATCCGCTCGATTGTAGCGCAGCGGCGCCCGCGCGCCAGGAGCAGCGGCGGGTGTTTCGTGCGACAATGCCGCGCATGAAGACCGCCGTCTTCGTCGTGGGGCCGGACCGCCCGGGGATCATCGCCGCGGTGACGCGCTCGCTCTTCGAGCAGGGCTGCAACCTGGAGGACGTCAGCCAGACCGTGCTGCAGGGGCAGTTCGTGGGCATTTTCGTCGTTGCGGTGCCCGCGGGGGCCGCCGGGGAGGCGCTGGGGCGCGCGCTGCGCGAGCGCCTCGATCCCCTGGGGCTCTCCGTCCACCTGCGCGAGGTCGCCGCGGGCGCGCCGCCCCCGGCGGCCGCCGAGCGGTACGTCATCACGACGGTCGGGCCCGACCGCCCCGGGCTGGTCGCCGGGATCTCCGGGCTGCTGGCCGAGTTCGGCGCGAACATCACCAATCTCAAGGCGATCGCCCGCGGACGGCGCGAGGGGACGGAGTACGTGACCTACTACGAGGTGGACCTCCCCGGGGCGGCCGACGGCTCGGCGTTCCGCTCCGCGCTGCGGGCGCGGGCCGCGGAGCTCGGCCTCGACGTGAACATCCAGCACCGCGAGATCTTCGAGCAGGTCCACCGGGTGTGACGGCGATGCTCACGGAACGGGAGATCCTCTCGACCCTGGAGATGCTGCGCAGCGAGAACCTCGACGTGCGCACGGTGACCCTGGGGGTGAGCCTCTTCGACTGCGTCAGCGACGACCCCGGCCGCTTCATCGAGCGCGTGCGCGCGAAGATCGGGCGCCTCGCCGGCGACTTCGTCGACGTGTGCGAGGAAGTCGGCCAGCGCTACGGCATCCCGATCGTGAACAAGCGGCTCTCGGTCAGCCCTGTGGCGGCCGCGGCGGGGGGCTTCTCGGCGGAGCAGATGGTGGCGATAGCCGAGGGGCTCGACGAGATCGCCGGGCGGCTGCGCTGCGACTTCCTCGGAGGGTTTTCGGCGCTCGTCGAGAAGGGGTTCGCCCGGGGCGACCGGGCGCTGATCGAGGCCATCCCCGAGGCCCTGGCGCGCACGAGCCGCCTCTGCTCCTCCGTGAACGTGGCCTCCACCGCCGCCGGCATCAACATGGACGCGGTCGCGCTCATGGGGCGCACCGTGCGCGCGGCGGCCGGGCGCACCGCGGACCGCGACGGCATCGGCTGCGCGAAGCTCGTCGTCTTCGCCAACATCCCGCAGGACGTCCCGTTCATGGCCGGCGCCTACCTCGGGGTGGGCGAGCCGGACGCGGTCGTCAACGTCGGCGTCAGCGGCCCCGGCGTCGTGCGCAAGGCGATCGACCGGGCGCGCGCGGCGGACCCCGGCCTCGACCTCGGGGCGCTCTCCGAAATCATCAAGCGCACCGCGTTCAAGGTCACGCGCGTCGGCGAGCTCATCGGCCGCCGGGTCGCCGCGCGGCTCGACGTCCCGTTCGGGGTTGCGGACCTCTCGCTGGCGCCGACCCCGAACCCCGGCGACAGCGTCGGCGAGATCTTCCGCAGCCTCGGCCTGGAGTCGATCGGGGCCCCGGGATCGACGGCGGTGCTCGCCATGCTCAACGACGCGGTGAAGAAGGGCGGCATCTTCGCCTCCTCGCACGTCGGGGGCCTCAGCGGCGCGTTCATCCCGGTGAGCGAGGACCTGAGCATCGCCGAGGCGGCGCGGACCGGGAGGCTCTCGCTCGAGAAGCTCGAGGCGCTCACGAGCGTCTGCTCGGTCGGCCTCGACATGGTGGCGATCCCCGGGGACACGAGCGCGGAGACCATCGGGGCGATCATCGCCGACGAGATGGCGATCGGCGTCGTCAACAGCAAGTCCACGGCGGCGCGCCTGATCCCGGTGCCTGGCAAGAAAGCCGGCGATCGCGTCAGCTTCGGCGGCCTGCTCGGGGACGCGACGATCATGCCGGTGCCCGGCGGCGGCTCGGGCGGATTTGTCGCGCTCGGCGGCCGCATCCCCGCGCCGGTGCACAGCTTCAAGAATTGACGTGGACCTCGCATCTGGACCCGTCTGAGCCGTCTGCGCACGGCAGGGAAGTGAATTCCATCAGGCAGCCCTTGTCCGATTTCGCCGGACGGCTGCTCCAGTTGAACGGGCTCGCCCCGGCGGACTTCGCCGCCTGGGAGGTGCTGCCCGGGATGGGCTTCGGCGAGCGGCAGGCCTGGTGGCGCGAGGGAGCGCCGCGGACGTCGCCGCACGAGGGGCTGGACCTGCGCGGCTTCCGCACGCGCGGCGGCGCGAGCGCGGCCCTGGGCCCGGGGGCGCGCATCCCGGTCCTGTGGTCGGGGGCGGTCGTCTCGATCGTCCCCGACTTCCTCGGGCGTTCCGTGTTCGTCGCCCATGGCCAGGTCGACGGCGCCGGGCGCCGGCTCCACTCGGTGTACGGGCACGTGGAGCCGCGCCCGGGGCTCGCGCCGGGCAGCGCGCTGCTCGACGGCGACGAGGTCGGCGCCGTCGCCGACCCGGCGGCGCGAAGGTCGTCCGTCCCCGCTCACCTGCACCTGAGCGTGGCGTTTCTCGTCGAGGAAGGCGCCCCGGGGCCGCTCGACTGGGCGGCGCTGCGCGACCCGGCGCGGGCACTCCTGTTCGACCCCTTGCCGCTGGTCTGCGGTACAATGCGCCCCCCGGCAACGTGAGCCACGGAGGGAGCCATGGATCGTGAGAAGCTGAAGCGGGCGGCAACGCTCATCCTCGAGGCGGTCGGCGAGGACCCCCAGCGCAAGGACCTGCTGGCGACCCCGGAGCGCATGGCGAACATGTACGCGGAGGTGCTCTCGGGGATCGCGCAGGACCCCGAGAAGGAGCTGGCCGTCGTCCTCGACCACAAGCACGAGGAGATCGTGCTCCTCAAGGACATCCCGCTCTACTCGCTGTGCGAGCACCACCTGGTGCCCTTCATCGGGCGTGCGCACGTCGCCTACATCCCCAAGGGCGGGCGCGTCACGGGCCTGAGCCGGATCGCGGGCGTCGTCGAGATCCTGGCCCGCCGGCTGCAGGTGCAGGAGCGGCTGACGACGCAGATCGCGACGGTCATCATGCAGCGGCTCAAGCCGCTCGGGGTGATGGTCGTCATCGAAGCGGAGCATCTGTGCATGTCAATGCGCGGCATCAACCGGCCCGGAATCAGGACCATCACCAGCGCGGTGCGCGGGATGTTCAAGGACAACGAGAAGACCCGCGCGGAGACGCTCGCACTGATGATGAAGTGATCGTGAGCACTTTCGCGATGCTCTCCCGCGCTGCGGCGATCCCGGCGCCTGGCGTCGCCTGACTCACGACAACAAAAGCGGTTTTCCTGTCTAAAATAGATAGGATATGGTTTGGCAGAAATGGCTGGTGAAAGTGAAAACTTTCTCAATACTTTACCATTGACATCGGATTCCCGCTAGGTATAGTGCTCCCCGCCGAAGCTGGAAGACATGACGTTCTGGCAACCTGACGGAGGTGACCGGATCATGGCATCGGTGGGACTTTCTCGCTCGCACCTCCCGCTTTGCATGCCGTCCCGCCGTCACCTCCTTCATCATCACGTCAACCGGATGAATCGCACCACTGGGCCATCCACGCCCGGCGCACGCAAAGGGGGTGTCGCGGCCGCCTCGTGATGGCGCGGCCCAGGAAAACAGCGCTCCGCACGCAGGCTGAAGCCAAATCCAAAGCTGGGGCGGCCCGCCGCCCCGAGACGATCACCGAACCGTTGAAGGGAGGCGAAAGATGTCCAAATTCATCGCAACCGCCGCCATCCGCGGAGCGCACACGCTCTACAAGAAGGCGGAGGATGTGCTCGCGAAGGCCATCGCAGCGAAGGGGAGGGACTTCGTCTTCGAGTTCCCCGACACCGCGTTCCACCTGCCGATGATCTACGCGATGCACGCCTTCAAGGTCAAGACGCTCGGCGACATGGAGACCGCGCTCGGCTTCGCAAAGGCGCTGCTGCACGAGGAGCC encodes:
- a CDS encoding ACT domain-containing protein, with the translated sequence MKTAVFVVGPDRPGIIAAVTRSLFEQGCNLEDVSQTVLQGQFVGIFVVAVPAGAAGEALGRALRERLDPLGLSVHLREVAAGAPPPAAAERYVITTVGPDRPGLVAGISGLLAEFGANITNLKAIARGRREGTEYVTYYEVDLPGAADGSAFRSALRARAAELGLDVNIQHREIFEQVHRV
- a CDS encoding PFL family protein, with the translated sequence MLTEREILSTLEMLRSENLDVRTVTLGVSLFDCVSDDPGRFIERVRAKIGRLAGDFVDVCEEVGQRYGIPIVNKRLSVSPVAAAAGGFSAEQMVAIAEGLDEIAGRLRCDFLGGFSALVEKGFARGDRALIEAIPEALARTSRLCSSVNVASTAAGINMDAVALMGRTVRAAAGRTADRDGIGCAKLVVFANIPQDVPFMAGAYLGVGEPDAVVNVGVSGPGVVRKAIDRARAADPGLDLGALSEIIKRTAFKVTRVGELIGRRVAARLDVPFGVADLSLAPTPNPGDSVGEIFRSLGLESIGAPGSTAVLAMLNDAVKKGGIFASSHVGGLSGAFIPVSEDLSIAEAARTGRLSLEKLEALTSVCSVGLDMVAIPGDTSAETIGAIIADEMAIGVVNSKSTAARLIPVPGKKAGDRVSFGGLLGDATIMPVPGGGSGGFVALGGRIPAPVHSFKN
- the folE gene encoding GTP cyclohydrolase I FolE; the protein is MDREKLKRAATLILEAVGEDPQRKDLLATPERMANMYAEVLSGIAQDPEKELAVVLDHKHEEIVLLKDIPLYSLCEHHLVPFIGRAHVAYIPKGGRVTGLSRIAGVVEILARRLQVQERLTTQIATVIMQRLKPLGVMVVIEAEHLCMSMRGINRPGIRTITSAVRGMFKDNEKTRAETLALMMK